The stretch of DNA TTCCTGGCCGATCCGGCAGGAATAATTCCAGCCTGTGCTCCAACCCTTACAGCCAGGCGGACAGCGTCCCGGGCAACGCCGCCACGGTACAGGGCACTCAATACTCCATCCTAATACAATAAAAAACTGCCTTCGTTTTTATTTTAAGGCCCCACAGACCCGTGTTAATTTAACCACGGCGTCATACATGGTTGACCAGAACTTTTCTTTTTCGGCGGTGATCTCATCGCGCACCTCAATTTGTGCTTCACGTTTCATAATCTCCCTTTCTTTATCCTGAAAATCCAACTCCATGTAACGGCGGTACTCCTCGCTTCTCTCCCTGACCTCGTTCTCAATGGCTGCAAGTCGCGCCTTGTACTCTTCCTGCTGCCTGACACCGGTTTCCTTTAGTTCAGCCAACTTGGCCTGGTAGTCTTCCTCAAGCGCCTTGGCCCTTAGTTCCAATTCCTTTTTACGCTCTTCGATAATAGCGTCCTGCGCTTGCTCCAATTCGCCAAGACGCGTCTCTCTATCTGCAATGAGCTCCTCCTTGTCCTCTATGTACCTCAACTTGTCTTCGGCGTAAGCAATTTGCCCCAGGATCCGGTCCAGTTCTTCCTTGGCGTCTTTAATCTCCTCTGCCTGCAGGCGGTATGTCGCGGCTTCTTTCCAGAATTGAGCCATTGTACTACCTTTATCTTTAATAAAGGCCTGCACCGCCTGCATAATGGCGGAAGGCACCTCAACGTTGGGTATGCGGCAATTTTTAACAGTTTCTATGGTCTTTGATTCCCCGGCGGATTTTTTTAGAGCAGTTACTTTTGACATAATTTACCACCTCGTTTTTGATTAACATATTACCATATCGATGCAAACTCCAAAAACGGTAATTATCGTTAAATAAGTTTTATTTTCTTTTGTATTCTTTTTGTATCGCTTTATTATAAATATCCATATTATGGATATTTATAATTTAATTAATTATAAAAAAATAAGAGGCCCGGACGTGAACTTAATCCAGGCCTCTCATTTCTATATTAAATGATTTTTTTAAACATCCAGGTTGCGCACAGCAAGCGCGTTTTCTGTAATAAAATCACGGCGTGGCTCCACCCGGTCACCCATCAGCATGCTGAAGATGGCATCTGCTTCGATGGCGTCTTCCAGGTCAACCCGCAGGACTGTTCTGGTATCCGGGTCCATAGTAGTTTCCCAGAGTTGGGTGGCGTTCATTTCACCCAAACCTTTATAGCGCTGGATGGTAATCCCGTCCCGGCCAGTTTGTTTAAGGGTTCTCTCCAATTCTTCGTCGTTGTAAATATATCTCTCTGTTTTTCCCTTCTTGATCCGGTACAGAGGAGGCTGGGCAATGAAGACATACCCCGCCTCTATAAGTGGGCGCATGTACCTGTAAAAGAAGGTCAGCAGCAGAGTCCTGATGTGGGCTCCGTCGATATCAGCATCAGACATCAAGATCAGCTTGTGATACCTGGCCTTATTAATGTCAAAATCCTCACCGATACCGGTGCCCATGGCGGTTATCATAGCCCTTATTTCTTCATTGGCCAGAATTTTGTCCATCCTCGCCTTTTCAACGTTTAAAATTTTGCCGCGCAGGGGCAAAATCGCCTGGAAGCTTCTGTCACGTCCCTGCTTGGCCGACCCACCGGCGGAATCACCCTCTACCAGGTAAAGTTCTGTTACCGACGGGTCGCGATCGGAGCAGTCCGCTAACTTACCCGGCAAGGTTGAGCTTTCCAGCGCGCTTTTACGTCTGGTTAATTCCCTGGCCTTGCGTGCAGCCTCGCGAGCCCGCGCGGACGTAAGAGATTTTTCCATAATACGTTTGCCAATCGCCGGGTTTTCTTCCAGGAAGGTAGAAAGGCTTTCTCCAACCACATTGTCGACAATACCTCTAACCTCGCTGTTACCCAGTTTGGTCTTGGTCTGTCCTTCAAATTGAGGATCCGTTACTTTAACGCTGATTACCGCGGTTAAACCTTCACGGATATCTTCTCCGGACAGGTTGCTGTTCCCATTTTTAAGCAAGTTATATTTACGCCCATAGTCGTTGATGACCCTGGTAAGAGAAGCTTTAAACCCGGCCTCATGGGTCCCGCCGTCAATAGTATGGATATTATTGGCATAAGAGAGGATGTTCTCTACATAGGCGTCGGTATACTGCATGCATACCTCAACCATAACTTCGTCTTTCTGCTTTTGCATATAAATTGGTTTGCTGTGCAGAGGAGTTTTATTTTTATTGAGATGTGTGACAAAGTCGCGTATACCGCCATCGTGGTGAAAAACAACCTCGGTCCCCTTGCGTAAATCACGCAGTATAATTTTGATGCCCATGTTCAGATAAGAAAGCTCCCTAAGGCGCTGAGCAAGGGTATCATGGTTAAAAACCAGC from Pelotomaculum schinkii encodes:
- the gyrB gene encoding DNA topoisomerase (ATP-hydrolyzing) subunit B, giving the protein MSNDSNNVRYGAEDIQVLEGLEAVRRRPGMYIGSTSARGLHHLVYEVVDNSIDEAMAGFCDKIEIIINEDDSIAVIDNGRGIPVDIHPKTGIPAVQVALTMLHAGGKFGGGGYKVSGGLHGVGVSVVNALSVWLEVEVRRDGNVYHQKYQRGEPVTELKIIGKSKSNGTKVTFKPDPEIFEELVFNHDTLAQRLRELSYLNMGIKIILRDLRKGTEVVFHHDGGIRDFVTHLNKNKTPLHSKPIYMQKQKDEVMVEVCMQYTDAYVENILSYANNIHTIDGGTHEAGFKASLTRVINDYGRKYNLLKNGNSNLSGEDIREGLTAVISVKVTDPQFEGQTKTKLGNSEVRGIVDNVVGESLSTFLEENPAIGKRIMEKSLTSARAREAARKARELTRRKSALESSTLPGKLADCSDRDPSVTELYLVEGDSAGGSAKQGRDRSFQAILPLRGKILNVEKARMDKILANEEIRAMITAMGTGIGEDFDINKARYHKLILMSDADIDGAHIRTLLLTFFYRYMRPLIEAGYVFIAQPPLYRIKKGKTERYIYNDEELERTLKQTGRDGITIQRYKGLGEMNATQLWETTMDPDTRTVLRVDLEDAIEADAIFSMLMGDRVEPRRDFITENALAVRNLDV